In Edaphobacter aggregans, the sequence GAGTTGCAGCGCAGTGCAGACCTTGTCAGAGAGCAGCGCGATGGACTCCTCCTTGTAGCCGCATACCCAGAGGACGAGGCGACCTACGGGGTTCGCGGAATAGTGGGAGTATTCGAGCAGTTCGTCCCAGGTGTTGTAACTAGTCTTGACCTGATCCATGCGGAAGGCGTGGATGAGATCGGCAAAGAGTTCGCGGGGCACGTCGCACTCGCGAATAGTCTCGTGCAGCGCCACGAAGACGGGATGCAGGGAACGCTCGGGGGTGTCATAGCACTCGTCGAGCATCGAGCCCCAGGCGTCGAGCAGGCGCAACGCAGTGCTGGGGTCAGCTACTTCGTCGCCCAGGTCGTCGGCGACGCGGCAGTAGGCGTAGATGCTTTCGAAGTGGGGGCGTACCTTGTTGGGCAGGAACCAGGTGGCGACGTGGAAGTTCTCGTAGTGCGTGGACGCGAGGTGACGGCACCAGGCCTTCGCCTCATCAAGAGTTGGGCGCTCAATCGGGGTGAGGTACTCGTGGGGAGCGCCTAGCAGTGCGTGTTGCGATACGGTCATTTCGCTCACTGCGGCACTCCGTCAGGAAAGACTGCTGTCTTGATATCGCGGGAGTTACGGGTCATCATTCGGGCAAAGACCTCAGGGACCTGATCGAGGCCTACGCGGCCGGTGATGTATTCGGCAC encodes:
- the hpnC gene encoding squalene synthase HpnC — encoded protein: MTVSQHALLGAPHEYLTPIERPTLDEAKAWCRHLASTHYENFHVATWFLPNKVRPHFESIYAYCRVADDLGDEVADPSTALRLLDAWGSMLDECYDTPERSLHPVFVALHETIRECDVPRELFADLIHAFRMDQVKTSYNTWDELLEYSHYSANPVGRLVLWVCGYKEESIALLSDKVCTALQLANFWQDVVEDAERGRRYLPADAMERFGVEEGQIIGRVFTPEFRTMVEHLVLRTRQMLREGGTVSKHVDRDLSVTLDLFRKGGEAILAGIAAEDFDVLRGRPVVSKTKKLSLLAGALGAKIRAGMSR